The proteins below come from a single Oncorhynchus keta strain PuntledgeMale-10-30-2019 chromosome 1, Oket_V2, whole genome shotgun sequence genomic window:
- the LOC118386543 gene encoding uncharacterized protein LOC118386543 has translation MHLKVVIFALSFLTTTAYPLHRTSRETSQALRDMMTNQAHEKTDLNKDVNGLWKSHVENSNLYTQDSANPMVSEIRHKLTLESERLRARLRQELTKLREMLAPYPAHPQSSESTLASMRDRLGPLIKQLQSSLDGNSQELCSHLRLYFQGLEAAERHAVAGPILYLEAVQWISQTLDDSSAEMTFLIQDFKTKTSSMIRELNGTIQGDFCQEVNVRLGQEVQALSLEVQGRVGVLKAKLAHLLLAPQPLKAVVSTSMEQFCQSVALQDQLFHARIEKHLLGQESQAQSPSEPLSLQPLGLLEEDFSAKLSALLQDILHNVQ, from the exons ATGCATCTCAAAGTAGTGATCTTCGCCTTGTCATTTTTGACAACCACAG CATACCCACTCCACCGTACCAGCAGAGAAACATCCCAGGCACTACGGGACATGATGACAAATCAGGCTCATGAGAAGACAGACCTCAACAAGGATGTCAA CGGGCTGTGGAAGAGCCATGTGGAGAACAGCAACCTGTACACCCAGGACAGCGCCAACCCCATGGTGAGCGAGATCCGGCACAAGCTTACCCTGGAGTCCGAGAGGCTGCGCGCCCGCCTTCGCCAGGAGCTCACTAAGCTGAGGGAGATGCTTGCCCCGTACCCTGCCCACCCCCAGTCCAGCGAGTCCACCCTGGCCAGCATGAGAGATCGCCTAGGCCCCCTGATCAagcagctccagagttccttggACGGCAACAGCCAGGAGCTGTGTAGCCACCTCAGGCTCTACTTTCAGGGATTGGAGGCAGCGGAACGCCATGCGGTGGCCGGACCCATCCTATACCTGGAGGCTGTGCAGTGGATCAGCCAGACCTTGGACGACAGCAGTGCCGAAATGACCTTCCTCATCCAGGACTTCAAAACCAAGACGTCCAGCATGATCAGGGAGCTCAATGGTACCATTCAGGGGGACTTCTGCCAGGAGGTGAATGTCCGGCTGGGACAGGAGGTGCAGGCGTTGAGTCTGGAGGTCCAGGGCAGGGTGGGGGTGCTGAAAGCAAAGCTGGCCCATCTCCTGCTGGCTCCACAGCCCCTCAAGGCAGTGGTGTCCACCAGTATGGAGCAGTTCTGCCAGAGTGTCGCCTTACAGGACCAGTTGTTCCATGCCCGAATTGAGAAGCACCTTCTGGGGCAGGAGTCACAGGCTCAGAGCCCCAGCGAGCCGCTCTCTCTACAACCTCTGGGCTTATTGGAGGAGGACTTCTCTGCAAAACTAAGTGCTCTCCTCCAGGATATTCTTCACAATGTCCAGTAA
- the LOC118386557 gene encoding layilin-like, translated as MDFIKLLGIVFAVFCQPGFTQFELNGQRICRRGTERPCYRINYFQDPRRRVTFNDASQACRTDGGEILSIETDNEQHLVERFIQQLQATDGDFWIGLHRSPRHRVTTIGCPSQYYWLDGSKARFRNWHWDEPSCGNEMCVVLYHQPSAPPDEGGRFMFQWNDENCNTKNNFVCKYSEEKLPVFTVAWNSVYTVAPIISLMPNLPSATVSDEKTKIGMSESSVTLSDNALYVSYILFATIPVLLLLLVATGVFCYKRAAKRRKSQTDSYPKQEQWGTMSTVACNIQGPYAYQDITKLQPADLESMAPESIKKMSFCDSSLHTQCDDYENVSNKDTVIESGFVTNGIYEACQDQGRHYLNETGWVENEIYE; from the exons ATGGATTTTATTAAACTGCTCGGGATTGTTTTCGCTGTTTTCTGCCAACCAGGATTCACCCAATTTGAACTCAATG GCCAGAGGATCTGTCGACGTGGCACAGAGCGACCCTGCTACAGGATCAACTACTTCCAGGACCCACGGCGGAGGGTGACCTTCAATGATGCCAGCCAGGCCTGCAGAACGGATGGGGGGGAGATCCTCAGTATCGAGACTGACAATGAGCAGCACCTGGTAGAGAGGTTCATCCAGCAGTTGCAGGCCACTGATGGGGACTTCTGGATCGGACTGCACAGAAGCCCACGCCACCGGGTGACTACCATAGGCTGCCCTTCGCAGTACTACTGGCTGGATGGCAGCAAGGCCAGATTCAG AAACTGGCATTGGGACGAGCCATCGTGTGGAAACGAGATGTGTGTGGTGCTGTACCACCAGCCCTCTGCCCCCCCTGACGAAGGCGGGCGCTTCATGTTCCAGTGGAACGATGAAAACTGCAACACCAAGAACAATTTCGTCTGCAAGTACTCTGAAG AAAAGTTGCCAGTGTTTACTGTGGCGTGGAATTCAGTATACACAG TTGCCCCAATTATATCTCTAATGCCAAACCTCCCGTCAGCTACAGTGAgtgatgagaaaacaaaaataggAATGTCTGAATCATCAG TAACTCTTTCGGATAATGCCTTATATGTCTCCTACATTCTATTTGCCACTATCCCcgttctactgctgctgcttgtGGCTACAGGAGTCTTCTGCTATAAACGGGCAGCCAAAAG GAGAAAGTCTCAAACAGACAGCTACCCTAAGCAAGAGCAATGGGGTACAATGTCCACAGTGGCCTGCAACATCCAAGGACCCTATGCCTACCAGGACATCACTAAGCTTCAACCAGCCGATCTGGAGAGCATGGCACCTGAATCAATCAAGAAGATGTCCTTCTGCGACTCCTCTCTTCATACCCAGTGTGATGATTACGAGAATGTTTCAAACAAGGATACAGTTATAGAGAGTGGCTTTGTGACCAATGGCATCTATGAGGCCTGCCAAGACCAGGGTCGGCACTATCTCAACGAGACTGGATGGGTGGAGAATGAGATCTATGAATAA